The DNA window GAGTGCAGGTCCTCCCTGCCGGAGTTTCTCTTCACGTCATGCGGCTGCGGGCTTCCCGTCATTCCGACCGGGCTGGGGGACCAGGTGGACCCGGCCTCGGCTGCAGCGACTGCGGCTGCCGCGGCGGCAGCGTGAGGCAGGGATGTCACCCACTGGTGGGCATGGCTTAACATGTGTCCACCGTTGCTCGTCGCCATAGCGCCTTGCATAAAGTCACTCTGCACCATTTTTACCGAGGAGTCCGCTCTGTATCCCCCGGACACCGAGGTGACAGCGGTGCTGCCCGGCTGCATGCCACCGACCCCCCGGTCTGAGTGCACGGAGCCGGTGGATAGGATCCTGTTGCTGGCCAGATATGGACTGGAGGTGGCTGTTGCCATTCCCCAAACCATAAAGCCTGCGAGTTATCTGCTTCTTCCGTCGTTGGGTTAATTTCTCTTAACACAAAAAATAAGCTTCAAggcaataaaaaaatctataaaaacgCAGAGAGTGCGTACTGAATAATGTGGTATACTAAATACCATATAATAGATACAATAATTCAAATTAATCCATCCATGAAGAGTCACAAAAAATCGAATAAaagttaatgttttgtttgtcagtgTCAATTAGTATGCATAATATTTATATCCCACTATTTAAATGGTAGCTGGTGCATTGAACAATATATTTACGCTTTTAGGGAAACCATTGGTCAAACAGATGAATAAAAATACTAAAGGTTTGCGTCCTGTGAAGTTGTACTGGGCGTATAGATTTAGTTATCTCCCACAAAAGTCGCTCTCAGGATCCTTGTAGAAAGAGGCTTGTCGGAGAAGGACCATTCATTAACTCGACGTAAACACTCCTGACTTCCCTTCGGCTGCACTTCTCATCTGACGAGTTTGAGAATTCCAAATAATACAACTGTCTACGCATGCTTTTATCTCTTTTCTTCCTTCACTTTTTCTCTTACATCTGACACTTCTCTCCGTTCCTTCCTGAAAGCGCGTGGACACGCGAGTGTTTACCCTATGCCAAGCTAGCGCACGCCGTTCCCATCTTCCCCCAATTAACAGCGGAAGCGGAGAGCAGGACTCTCGCTGATTGGACGATACGCAGAGAGGGACGGGCTGGTCTGGAGAGCCTCGGGTGTGCAAGGTTCTCCTCTGAAAAGACAACAGAGGAATTGATTAAATGATCACAACAAAATATCCTAATATTGGGATTGTAATTTCTAGGATATTATAGTTTAGTTTAAATTGCATTTAGGCTAATATAGCTATAAAGCTGGTGTAATATCAagtatatatttacacatataGCCTATATAATTTTCCatttataacaataataacaataataaatatcaaaatGAAATCCTAACTGGCCTAATTGTGATAGTGATGTAGCATTTCTATTAAAACAACTTGCACTGTTAGAAACAACTAAGCCTTTTCATGGAGcttaaaatatatatctatctaGGCTATATATAATCTCGCATGCCTATAGTATAGGCCTAATCAAAGAACATTCGGCCATTTAATGGTTAACTTGGGATTGATAGTTTGATGAGGGAGGTTTCCAGGCAGAAACACAGAGGCAACCTCTCTAAACCTCAGGGGTCCATACAATCAAGGCCAAATTGAGCAGTCCTTCGGAGACAGAAGGAAAAGACCACTTTTTTAACGCCAGGGATGTCATGTCTGGACCGAAGTTCTGTGttgttttcctttcctcctctagCGCTGAGTGGCCGGGGATGTGCCAAGGATACCCAGGTTGGTTGTATACACCCAGGGGTTATACACGCCACTTGCATCTTAATGCCCTTTCCTAATGCTAAAGCAAGACCCACTGCGGGTGACGCGCGGGTAAGCGTGCGTGAGTTTGTACAAGCTACATTTACACAGGAGAGCAGCCAGAATGCATGCAGTCCCTAGCAAACCCGttagttttttttccatcttCGGGAGAAGTGTTCTTTTAATAGACTGTTTCCAGAGTGTATGCGGCTGATGGTAAGCTAAATCATAACCTTTCTCCTAATATTTCTAGCCACAAGATTTTCCCAGAAACTCAAACTCTTAACACACTGGAGCTTTCTTCCTATTGAAAGAGGAGAAATTGAGCGGAGACCAAACCAGGTGCAACTAATAAATTTGCAGCCAAAACTGATGTTTTCTTTCCCGGAAGATTCTTTCTGAGACAGTTTTTTCTTAATGTGGGAAAAATAGAGAAAATAGACTACAGTAGCCTTAACATTTGTGTTTAGAAGGATATACTGTTTGCCGAAGGGAGTTATGCGTTAAAATGTCTGCGCTCAAGTGAGGCCCGAAACGTGCAAGAAAAGCCATTGTCTATTCTATTCATTTGCTTTCAAACTGTCGAAATTTTGGTGTATGCTAAACGGACTCCTATGCAACAATACGACCGACCACGTTACCCCCATTCTCCTATTCAAATCACCATGGAAACCGGTTAAGGGTGTTTAGTATGTCTTCCCATCAATTGGGCGAGCTGCCCTCCCTGTGCGAAGGCATTCACTGCAACCCGCTAGAGACGAAGCACCTCGTAGGACCGCACAGACGACAAAGGGATCCGAAGCatggaagaaaataaaacagaaggGTCCCGATGTTATTACTGGTGAAGTTAGAATGCTCAGTTGTTATAATTGCAAAGCTTTGCCGCgcctttgttttgtttaaaagctGACGGAAGGGCCTTGAAAAATGAAACCTCTCAAATAAATTCTGGATGCGAACACTGGCGGTCCATAATATCTACACGTTGGCCTACGCATTAACCCACATCACTCTGTGCGTTACCAGGGAATAACCGCACAATTTACCGGTGTGTGAGGACTCGTGGCCGAATATTTTTGATATCGTTTCATGGGATCTTTGTAAACGTTTGTAAACACTAACTAACACTAGCGTGAACAAGCATGTATAGCCTATATTTTAATAACAGTGGGTATCATATTTGTTATTGAAATACCAAATAGGAATGGAACATAATTCTAGCTTTACGTTTTAGGTTACGAGCTTTTAAATGCTGCTGATTGTACCAAAAGGCTTGCTTGATTCACTTCGGTGTTAGTAAAACACAGGACGGGACCGTCCTGCTTATTATTACGTCCTAGGCTAAGTGTTGCAAACCTTCCGGTATTTCGTTATACGTCCAGTGTTATGTCAGGTATATTTTTCATATCCATATCTTCATCTATGTATATCTATCTAATTTTATCTCATCTCTTATTTTGTCTATCTGTAATatctatattttaaaataatgaagtACAGAACTTCTTCTGAATAAGTTGTTAAATTAACgaacaactgaaaataaatcATGTGATAATAGCCTGCAATAATGGCTAAACAAATAAGTAGCCTAATAACATAATTTATTATAAcaggaaataatttttttttttacagaaatgtaaatgtttgttatttattataggCCATAACAAAAACGGTATGACTACTTTACAATTAACCTTCGTGTACGACCACCGTTGTTCAGTTAACAGTATATTTTTCAATCGTGTGTTTGTTTATAATTCATGTATTCATAAATTCATACATTGATGTACAGCTTCCTCCTCTTTCTTGGAGTCCATAGTGGAAGTCAATAATCCTTGTGAAATGCAACCTTAAAGTCGGTTGGTCCTTCCATTTTATACTAAATTACTAACGCCCGTATAGACATATTTTATTGCACTGGAACGCGAAATGTACTGCCCTCATCTCGTTCACACGTCCCTTAAGCTTATCGGGTGTGTGCGTTAATGAGCCGCTCTAAGAAACAGGGGGATAATTGATTTAATGCTGCCATAATTAGTCAGCGGCCTTGTCCTGTATGAAACGAGTAGTTATGGTCATTCGCCTTTTCACAAAACAGAATAATAGTGGGTAAAGACCTTTGTTAACTCTACCTGTTTAGTCACTGCATAttgcatactgtacatgtagtTTATTTAGATATCTGGTTCGTGCTTCTCAGTATTACACGATTTTGTTAATACAGTTAAAAACACCCCCTAACAGCCTGTAGGACCCCCCTGTAGGAACCTATTACCGGCAAAAGCAGAAAGGGTTGGTCATTTTTAATCTCAGTGGGCCTGTCAAACTTTAGTTTtcctgtaaaatattttttgctaatAATAAGGGCTTGGGTAGGCAGAAACAATATGTCAAAGTATTAAAACTGTGTATTTCTGGTCCTAACCAGATcttcctcccatcacacacaaatGGGCTAGGACTTTTTCATAGCAGATACAGTCTTAACCAAGGATGCATGTTTCCTACTTAAAGCTATAGATTAAAACTTTAGATTATAATCAGGCCCAATGTTTCCTCTATAGGCTTAAAGCTATAGTCTGGAAAATAGCCCAATGTTTCCTTCTGTCAAATAGTGTGGTCAGGAgaaactggtgtgtgtgtctgctcttGGAGCAGTAATGTTTCTAATGTGTTGTGTTGGCGCGGTGTGGAGCAGGCCAAGGTCGACTGTTTGATATTCATGAAGGAAGCTGGGTGGAGAGGGCTTCTTATGATGCACATATTTTAGCCCTCtctccctacccccccccccccccctctagcTTTCTTTATCTGTCTATCTGCTCTCACTCTGTCCTCAGAGCAAAAGGAAAGAGGGGCACTGTAGAGTTTAGTTCTGGAGGGCAGCAGGATGGTCCCATCTAACCTTTACTTTCACATAGCTGCTaacctgtctcactgtctctttcCAGGTCCTGTCTTCCCTGGtcctttccctccctttctcgCTCCCAggctccttccctccctccttctacTTTCAGTCTCCAATATGCACAGCGGCTGGGCTACCTTAGCTGCAGGCTATTTTCTTTGGGAGACTTTAGAAATATGCAAATGCAGCAGTTGAAAACTgcagagaagaaaagaaaactcTACATCTGTGTTCCCAGAGCTTTTGGTTCTGAAAGACACATGTGATTTCCCCTTTTTTTCTCTGTACATCTCTCTATCAAAGGAAGGGTACTTTTGTCCCTAGCagtgtcagagagaaagagggagaaatggggagagagagggagggagttacGGAGAGAGagtatatacagtagctatgtcATCTGTcctctgaatgttttaattgattATTCCTTCCCTTCTTAACTGCTCTGTCCTGATATACCAAATGGGTGTCCTGGAGTCCCAGACCCCACACCTCAGACCACACAACTCAGACCCCACACCTCAGACCACACAACTCAGACCCCAGACCCCACACCCCAGACCCCAAAACTCAGACCCCACACCTCAGACCACACAACCCACAACCCCACACCCCAGACCCCACACCCCAGACCCCACACCCCAGACCCCACACCTCAGACACCACAACTCAGACCCCACAACTCAGACCCCACAACTCAGACCCCACAACTCAGACCCCACACCTCAGACACCACACCTCAGACACCACACCTCAGACCCCACAACTCAGACCCCACAACTCAGACCCCACAACTCAGACCCCACACCCCAGACTCCACACCTCAGACACCACACCTCAGACACCACACCTCAGACCCCACAACTCAGACCCCAGACCCCACACCCCAGACCCCAAAACTCAGACCCCACACCTCAGACCACACAACCCACAACCCCACACCCCAGACCCCACACCCCAGACCCCACACCTCAGACACCACAACTCAGACCCCACACCTCAGACCCCACAACTCAGACCCCACACCTCAGACCCCACACCTCAGACCCCACAACTCAGACCCCACACCTCAGACCCCACAACTCAGACCCCACACCTCAGACACCACACCTCAGACACCACACCTCAGACCCCACAACTCAGACCCCACAACTCAGACCCCACAACTCAGACCCCACACCCCAGACCCCACACCTCAGACACCACACCTCAGACACCACACCTCAGACCCCACAACTCAGACCCCACACCTCAGACCCCACAACTCAGACCCCACACCCTAGACCCCAGACCCTGATCTATAGAGAGTATTATTGTTTTATCTCTTGAAGGATGCAGGCATTGCTtgtgtctccccctctgtctattcctgtctctgtctctttctctctcccccatctctccctgtccctctgtctctccctctgtctctccctttatctctccctcatccctcccactatctctccctctccctctacctctacctctccctctatctctccatctccctctatctctatctctccctctatctctccctgtttctattcctctccctcctctgtctttctctcgcaTTCTGTTTTCACAGTTCGTCTCCCTAACACAACAAATACACCCCACACACCTTCACTCCCAAACATACATGCAtatacccccccacacacaccacacaccttCACTCCCAAACATACATGCATAtatcccccccacacacacacaacacacaccttcCCTAACAAGCAAACATGCAAATACacttacacgcacacacacacacacacacacacacacatacatacaccacactttgactgtgtgtgtgtatttcatgttattttgtcTTCTCCATTCTAATTCTGAAGAGACTACAGGATTTCTATTCCTGTTCTAGCTTCTCCATAAAACATGGTGGTTTTTACTGTAGTTGTTAGAAGATGCTGAAGACCCCAGTGACCTCATTGTTTAGTTCTCTGGTTGCCTGCTACTTCCTTAGCTGGACGTTGATTACACAAACGCTTTGTCCCGTTTGAAAACATCAAATCTTTagaaaggtttgtgtgtgtttgtgttgaggaAAAAAAGTATCTTTCCCACAGAGATCTTAGACTCTTTCTAATTGCCCTGCATGACATCAGAGGTATAGAGGTCATCCATTCTTCCTCATGACATCAGGAGTATAGGGCTCTTCCATTCTTCCTCATGACATCAGGAGTATAGGGCTCATCCGTTCTTCCTCATGACATCAGAGGTATAGAGGTAATCCATTCTTCCTAATGACATCAGAGGTATAAAGGTCATCCATTCTTCCTCATGAAATCAGAGGTATAGAGGTCATCCATTCTTCCTCATGACATCAGGAGTATAGGGCTCTTCCATTCTTCCTCATGACATCAGGGGTGTAGAGGTCATCCATTCTTCCTCATGACATCAGGAGTATAGAGGTCATCCATTCTTCCTAATGACATCAGAGGTATAGAGGTCATCCATTCTTTTTATGACATCAGGAGTATAGGGCTCTTCCATTCTTCCTCATGACATCAGGAGTATAGGGCTCATCCGTTCTTCCTCATGACATCAGAGGTATAGAGGTAATCCATTCTTCCTATTGACATCAGAGGTATAAAGGTCATCCATTCTTCCTCTTGAAATCAGAGGTATAGAGGTCATCCATTCTTCCTCATGACATCAGGAGTATAGGGCTCTTCCATTCTTCCTCATGACATCAGGGGTGTAGAGGTCATCCATTCTTCCTCATGACATCAGGAGTATAGAGGTCATCCATTCTTCCTAATGACATCAGAGGTATAGAGGTCATCCATTCTTCCTCATGACATCAAGAGTATAGAGGTCATCCATTCTTCCTCATGAAATCAGCGGTATAGAGGTAATCCATTCTTCCTCATGACATCAGGATTATAGGGctcttcctttcttcctcatGACATCAGGGGTGTAGAGGTCATCCATTCTTCCTCATGACATCAGGAGTATAGGGCTCATCCATTCTTCCTCATGACATCAGGAGTATAGGGCTCATCCATTCTTCCTCATGACATCAGGGGTATAGGGCTCATCCATTCTTCCTCATGACATCAGGAGTATAGGGCTCATCCGTTCTTCCTCATGACATCAGGGGTGTAGGACTCATCCATTCTTCCTAATGACATCAGAGGTATAAAGGTCATCCATTCTTCCTCATGAAATCAGAGGTATAGAGGTCATCCATTCTTCCTCATGACATCAGGAGTATAGGGCTCTTCCATTCTTCCTCATGACATCAGGGGTGTAGAGGTCATCCATTCTTCCTCATGACATCAGGAGTAAAGGGCTCATCCATTCTTCCTCATGACATCAGAGGTATAAAGGTAATCCGTTCTTCCTCATGAAATCAGGAGTATAGGGCTCATCCGTTCTTCCTCATGACATCAGAGGTATAGAGGTCATCCATTCTTCCTCATGACATCAGGAGTATAGGGCTCATCCATTCTTCATCATGACATCAGGAGTATTGGGCTCATCTGTTCTTCCTCATGACATCAGGGGTATAGGGCTCATCCATTCTTCCTCATGACATCAGGAGTATAGGGCTCATCTGTTCTTCCTCATGACATCAGGGGTATAGGGCTCATCCATTCTTCCTCATGACATCAGAGGTATAGAGGTCATCCATTCTTCCTCATGACATCAGGGGTATAGGGCTCATCCATTCTTCCTCATGACATCAGGAGTATCGGGCTCATCTGTTCTTCCTCATGACATCAGGGGTATAGGGCTCATCCATTCTTCCTCATGACATCAGAGGTATAGAGGTCATCCATTCTTCCTCTTGACATCAGGAGTATAGGGCTCATCCGTTCTTCCTCCTGACATCAGATGTATAGAGGTCATCCATTCTTCCTCATGACATCAAGAATATAGAGCTCATCCGTTCAAGtcaaacattgttttaacatAGGTTTGTAACTAAGTGAGATAATAGTATTTACTTGATTGACTAAAATAACCCTCCAATAAGGATTAGTAGGAAACTTATCTATCATCTCCCACATGCTGACCATAATGTAaagaataaaatacatatttcaacacaatttttttttttacaagcatTACAGCTGTTCTTGTAGTTTATGgttgataaacaaacatttctctgCTGGTCTTTTACAACCTCacaacctgtcattttaacattcCCACATTGTTGAATGAATGCAGTATTGCTGAACATACAGTAGACAGTGATGTCACAGTGTTGTCATTGAGCCAAATGCATGGCTCAGGAAATGTGTCTGTTCAATCAGAGATGTGAACACTATTCCATACTATATTCTTAGGGGCGGTCTGATTGGGGTCATATTTTTTGCCCCCCATCTGTATtcagtctccctctcctctcactttctctctgtcactctttcatcactctctgtccatctctattTAGCTTTTTCCCGTTCACTCTctgatttttttctctcagtctgtgttgtcctctttctcttctctctaccCAGGAGTGAAGAGGAGATAGATAGAGCTatcattcttcttcctctcctcctcttctcctcctctttctccttgtcCTTTTCTGATGAGTGTCTCCGACCTTCATCTCTCCCTGAGCCAGAGACAACCCTGACAACAGGAGACGCCTCCTACCCACAACCCCTTGCTGCATGTTTCTACCACAGAAAGCACAGAGTGATAGGGAGAGCAATAGAGTGAGGCATAGAGAGAGAACCATAGGGAGAGAACCATAGAGAGAGAACCATAGAGAGAGAACCATAGAGAGAGAACCATAGAGAGAGAACCATAGGGAGAGAACCATAGAGAGTgagggaagaaagaaaaagtgaaAGGAGGAAAGGATCATAGAAAAAGATAAAGAGCGAAGGTTAAActgaaagtgagagagagaggggcagggagacagagacatggaaagagagagagggagagagacacagaagaggaagaaggaaaaccaaaacacacaatggTCATAGGTGCAGGAGGGCCCCCGTGGTGTCCAATAACACAGAACATATTAATGATCCCCCATCATGACATTGGTAAGGGGACTGCAGTCTCCAGGGGTATGACAGTACATCCCGGGTAATATCTGAGCCACCACACTTTGACTAAACTGATGTAAGTGATGTGTCACTGAGATCCACCATTCACAAAACAACCCTGATCATCTGTTGGGAGGACATGTTTCACTGTAGCCTGGATGAAATTAGGTAAAACTCCACGCAGACATTCAGAGGAGCTGAGGTGAAAGACAGGCTCCTTCAAGTCTGTGCCCAAGAAGATAGATTTTGGCTCATCCCTGGGAACGCAGCGCGTTAATGTGGTCCAATTAGAGGTGGAGTGAAGAAGGGAATGAGGGAGGACGGAAAGAGGAAATCCCATCCTATTTATAGCCTGGATAGCTAGGCTCACTCATCCCCCCTGCTGCGGAGTAAATGATTAGGTCCAAAGGACAGATGCACTGGTTAAACATGGCTGTGGGGGTGGTCCAATTACAGGCTGTGGGAGGCTAATGtgtgaaaacaatgaataaggagagaaagacagcatttactgtgtgtgtgtgtgtgtgtgtgtgtgtccccgcaTGCGTGTCACACTATCGGAAGCCAGAATATCGTTCTGATGTTGTGCATATACACTTTTTATCATTTTATACAAATACTTGTAATTTAAAGGCTTGAAAGGTCGCTGGCCTGGGACATAACAAAACATCAGGCCTTATATTGG is part of the Esox lucius isolate fEsoLuc1 chromosome 16, fEsoLuc1.pri, whole genome shotgun sequence genome and encodes:
- the LOC106024691 gene encoding extensin-like, with protein sequence MGVLESQTPHLRPHNSDPTPQTTQLRPQTPHPRPQNSDPTPQTTQPTTPHPRPHTPDPTPQTPHLRHHNSDPTTQTPQLRPHNSDPTPQTPHLRHHTSDPTTQTPQLRPHNSDPTPQTPHLRHHTSDTTPQTPQLRPQTPHPRPQNSDPTPQTTQPTTPHPRPHTPDPTPQTPQLRPHTSDPTTQTPHLRPHTSDPTTQTPHLRPHNSDPTPQTPHLRHHTSDPTTQTPQLRPHNSDPTPQTPHLRHHTSDTTPQTPQLRPHTSDPTTQTPHPRPQTLIYREYYCFIS